A window of the Besnoitia besnoiti strain Bb-Ger1 chromosome VI, whole genome shotgun sequence genome harbors these coding sequences:
- a CDS encoding hypothetical protein (encoded by transcript BESB_067710): MTQRQSFKRLIILQRDNENLQHSLLKAAENARSASGSAAQRNDSRAGTREDADDEAAQSRQRRRRDAHSERRQRARQRAGARRPEGGDSRGKCRNCASRQRRSREPSL; the protein is encoded by the coding sequence ATGACTCAGCGGCAGAGCTTTAAGAGGCTGATAATCCTTCAACGGGATAACGAGAACCTCCAGCACAGCTTGCTGAAAGCCGCGGAgaacgcgagaagcgcgagcgggagcgcggcgcagcgaaacGATTCGCGCGCGGGAACGAGGGAAGACGCTGATGATGAGGCCGCTCAGAgtcggcagaggaggaggagagatgCGCACTcggagcggagacagagggcgcGTCAGAGAGCAGGAGCACGGCGGCCCGAAGGCGGGGATTCGCGAGGGAAATGCAGAAACTGCGCGTCGAGAcaaagaagaagcagagagccaAGTTTATAA